Proteins encoded by one window of Funiculus sociatus GB2-C1:
- a CDS encoding IS1 family transposase, whose amino-acid sequence MQCPKCDSQYVVKNGHTHTGKQNFKCRDCGRQF is encoded by the coding sequence ATGCAATGCCCCAAGTGCGACTCTCAATACGTTGTAAAAAATGGTCATACTCACACTGGTAAACAAAATTTTAAATGTCGAGATTGTGGCAGACAATTTG